From Larus michahellis chromosome 8, bLarMic1.1, whole genome shotgun sequence, one genomic window encodes:
- the NDE1 gene encoding nuclear distribution protein nudE homolog 1, translated as MEDSEGHHFSSVEEETRYWKELAMKYKQCAENTQEELREFQEGSREYEAELETQLQQTESRNRDLLSENNRLRMELESVKEKIEMQHSEGYRQISALEDDLAQTKAIKDQLQKYIRELEQANDDLERAKRATIMSLEDFEQRLNQAIERNAFLESELDEKENLLESVQRLKDEARDLRQELAVQQKQEKPKTQMRTTMETERTDTAVQASLSVPSTPSVHRAPNINIPTPATFRRGLEDSYGATPLTPAARISALNIVGDLLRKVGALESKLASCRNFVYDQSPNRTTVSMYMNRDVLETRLSPHQSLCDTGLVKRLEFGTRPSNIPGPMSHPSQSVVKMLL; from the exons ATGGAAGACTCCGAAGGACATCACTTCAGCTCAGTGGAAGAGGAAACCAGATACTGGAAAGAGTTGGCTATGAAATACAAGCAGTG TGCTGAGAATACGCAGGAGGAATTGCGTGAATTCCAAGAAGGGAGTCGAGAGTATGAAGCTGAACTGGAGACGCAGCTGCAGCAAACAGAGTCCAGAAACAGAGACCTTCTGTCTGAAAACAATCGTCTGCGAATGGAACTGGAGTCAGTTAAG GAAAAGATTGAAATGCAGCATTCGGAAGGATACAGGCAAATCTCTGCTCTGGAAGATGACTTGGCACAGACAAAAGCTATTAAAGATCAACTTCAGAAATACATTCGAGAACTTGAGCAAGCAAATGATGACTTGGAAAGAGCAAAAAG AGCCACTATAATGTCTCTGGAGGATTTTGAACAGCGTTTAAACCAGGCTAttgaaagaaatgcttttctggaGAGTGAGCTGGatgagaaagaaaaccttctggAGTCTGTGCAGCGCCTGAAAGATGAAGCTAGAG ATCTACGGCAAGAGCTTGCAGTgcagcagaaacaggagaaacCCAAAACACAGATGCGAACTACCATGGAAACAGAAAGAACAGACACTGCAGTTCAAGCATCCTTATCTGTGCCTTCAACTCCCTCGGTGCACCGGGCACCCAACATCAACATACCCACCCCTGCGACGTTTAGGAGAG GTCTTGAGGACAGTTATGGTGCAACCCCTCTCACACCTGCTGCAAGAATATCTGCACTTAACATCGTGGGAGACTTGCTGCGAAAAGTGGGG GCTTTGGAGTCCAAACTTGCATCTTGCCGAAACTTTGTGTATGACCAGTCTCCAAACAGAACCACGGTGTCCATGTACATGAACAGAGATGTCCTTGAAACGCGCCTGAGTCCTCATCAGTCTCTGTGTGATACAGG GTTAGTGAAACGCCTGGAGTTTGGAACACGGCCTTCAAATATTCCGGGACCAATGAGCCATCCCTCGCAAAGTGTTGTCAAGATGCTGCTATGA